The Castor canadensis chromosome 13, mCasCan1.hap1v2, whole genome shotgun sequence genome has a window encoding:
- the Cer1 gene encoding cerberus, with amino-acid sequence MCLLLLQLLVLLPLGKAGHHPDGWQSQSSLSFVLLDRSRRELPMGNQEEAEDKPDLFVAVPHLIGTSLAGEDQRQREKMPSRFGRFWKKPERVLHHPRDLESEHFPPRTQALPQPLDGMKVEQSPLREEAKKFWYHFMFRKSPASQGVILPIKSHEVHQETCRTVPFTQTVTHKDCDKVVVQNSLCFGKCGSAHFPGAAPLPHTFCSHCSPAKFTRMHLQLNCTGLEPVVKVVMQVKECQCTVKTEHGDGHFLHAGSQDSFIPGIST; translated from the exons ATGTGTCTCCTCTTGCTCCAGCTGCTTGTGCTCTTACCTCTAGGGAAGGCAGGCCATCACCCAGATGGCTGGCAGAGCCAAAGTTCTCTTTCCTTTGTGCTCCTGGACAGGAGTCGCAGAGAGCTACCCATGGGCAACCAAGAGGAAGCTGAGGACAAGCCAGATCTGTTTGTGGCAGTGCCACACTTGATAGGCACTAGTCTGGCAGGGGAAgatcagaggcagagagagaagatgCCATCCAGGTTTGGAAGATTCTGGAAGAAACCTGAGAGAGTACTACACCATCCCAGAGACCTGGAAAGTGAGCACTTCCCACCCAGGACCCAGGCCCTCCCTCAGCCACTGGATGGAATGAAAGTGGAACAATCTCCTCTTCGTGAGGAAGCCAAGAAATTCTGGTACCATTTCATGTTCAGAAAGAGTCCAGCTTCTCAGGGGGTCATCTTGCCTATCAAAAGCCATGAAGTGCACCAGGAGACCTGTAGGACAGTGCCCTTCACCCAG ACTGTCACCCACAAGGACTGTGACAAAGTAGTTGTCCAGAACAGTCTTTGCTTTGGGAAGTGTGGGTCTGCTCATTTTCCTGGAGCTGCACCGCTCCCCCACACCTTCTGCTCCCACTGCTCACCTGCCAAGTTCACCAGGATGCACTTGCAGCTGAACTGCACTGGCCTGGAGCCTGTGGTCAAGGTGGTGATGCAGGTGAAAGAGTGCCAGTGCACGGTGAAGACAGAGCACGGAGATGGACATTTCCTACATGCTGGCTCACAGGATTCCTTCATCCCAGGAATTTCAACTTAA